AAGGACCCTAGCAAGAAATCCGAAAAAGCAATCAGGTGCTCGGTCTCCTTCTCCACCGGTCGCCGGTGACCTCAAGGCACGGAACGCCGAGGTCGGAGAGGAAGTAGCTCGGGGCGCTCTCCATTCCGACGAAGATCTACCAGCGCCAGCCATGTCAACAcctccggggacgaaccacttggtggTGTAGCCATGGCGAACTCTGACGCCGTGTAGCAGAGGGCCTCCAGAGGAGGTAGAGCTTCTGGTCGAGGGCCGCCCTTCGGCCATCGAAAAAGGGGGCGAGGCAGCGAAGCCAGCATATGTCCCCcaaagaagaactcgccagacagcACGGCAGCACGACATCATGCCAAGATCATCCATAGCTTCCAAAAAGCACCATAGAGGCAATTTATTGCAGCAAGAAGGGGTGGGGAAAGAAGGAGCAAGACCAGCCAAGAACAGATCTCGCCATGGACGCGGTAGCGAGGTGGTAGCATGAGATCTGCCAATGTTCTTCCCAGTTCTAAGAATCAGAGATTGAAGAACAAAAGCAACAACACCACCAGATCCGGATCTGACCTCCTCCTTATTCGCCAGGGGGGAGCTAAAAACTACAAGAACTAAAACTATAAGAAGccagacctcccacccacccaccGTCAGCCACCATGGCCGCCGGCGGCGAGGGGGAGAGAGGCCGGCGGGAGGAGCAAGGAAAAGAAGGCTCAAAAAGAGCAAATCTCCACAAGGGTACTGTAGCGCAACGAGAGGTGAGCGGGGGGAAAGTGAGTGGTGAGTACGACAGCGTCACAAACGCGGAGAATGGTGCCAATTAAATAGTAGATGGTTGTGCTAAAACCCCCAAGTGGATAATATGTCAGCTGAATGGATTTACCCAAGTGAGACTGAGACATACATAACATGAAAATGATAGACATTAGAAAAGAAAAATTCGCAGCTTGAATGGGAACAAATTCACAGACTGAGACATAAATAACATTAGATGCATGTTTCGAggtataatatgtcttttatttttATGACAAGGTTTCTAAATTAACCACAACGGTTATTACAACCTTTGCAAGGGAGGGCCTTGGGCCCCCCTATATCCCTGTTCCACTATTTAAATTATGCATAGTACTAAAACTAGAGATATAAAACCTAAGTAAGATTTTAAAAATAGGAGAATAGCGAAGAAAGcaaaataaaagtgcaaagaagcaTTTGAACCCAAGACATTCAAAACAAGGATTTGAACACAAGGCATACTATGTCCATAGTAGCCTCCAAGGTATCGCTTCTTATTTCAAATCGGGCTGTTTATTCATAGTATACATGCTGCATTTGGCGGTACATATAATTTTTCTTGACATTTTTTGGTATTGAGTTGAATAACACTAAGTAGAGAGAGGATTTTCTGAGCAGACACTCAGGTGCACACTCTAAGATGTTTATAGGTGCATAAAGATCCACTCTAGCCTTTTTTTTCTCTCTCAAACAAATTCAATTTTTTGTATCTCTCACACCATACAATATTTGAACTTGAAACTTTACAGTTTCACTGAAAAATTTGAGATGGAATTTGGTAAAAATAGTTCAGGATTTTATGACATTAAATATATACGTAAACATTTTCTTTTGACTTTTAAATGTTTTAAAATTTTATATTGCACAAAAAAACTCAACCTATTTTCCACATTCTAGTTGTAATGTTTTAGTGATCTGCAAAGTTTCAAGTCCATATGTTATATAGTTTAGGAGACACGAAAAAGAAAAACTCAAACGAGTATATGTGTGTAGGTGTCATGGTGCTCACTCACAGCTTTTCCCACTATGAATACAACCTAATTATCTTGCATAACCATGCGTCTTTTATGTATTGAAATAGTCATTCGAAGAACGCCACGAATAAGACCTAAAGTGGCCCTGATTATAACATGTGTGCACCTGCAAATAACAGGCAAAAATATGATCAGATATTACATGCACACTACAATCAGTTACAGGAATTACAAGCACTCGTCTGTCCTACTTGATGAAAAAGATTTCCTGCCGGTTGCTTGAAAAATGGCAGTGCAATTAGAGGCACTTTTCTTTTTGTGCAAGACACATTTGATCATAGGTTTGCACGAATGGTTGCAAGTGCAAAAGTTTTATTACAATGAACATCTTTGATAGCTTAGAACTTTCCAAATGCACAGAGTATCTAAACACCAAGCCTTGCAGATACATTTGCATATTCCAATAACTAACCTGATTAAAATGGTATAATGTTGTGACAACTTGAGTCACAGGGATAGGAGCAGTCGATTGCTTGAGCGGCATCCCTTTCAAAGTACCAATCACCGACCAGCTCTGCAATTGTCTAACACTCAAATAAGATTTTAGTGCAAGAAACACCCAATGCTAAAGGTCCACAAACATACAGCTTGTTATCATGAATTGATTAGTATCAGTACCTCATTTTGTAGTGTTGGTGAGTTTGGTGCAAACCATGTGTCCTGCAGCTCACTCTGGCAATGTGCAAAGCAAGAATTGACGAACATCCCCACCATTGGTTCGCCTTCAAACGGTTTCAGAGCTGTTAACATCGCACTTCTCAGGCCTGTAGATAAATTCCTTAAGACATCAACTTAATGAAGAATCTTACACCCGTTGGCGTGATGCACGTTGCACAAAATTTGTATCAAGCACAAAATTGAACCTTGGAGAGTTGCAATTTGGGATATGCTGCACGTGCTAGGGTCCGCCTTACAGCGACTCCATTGACCTCTAGGATCAGAAGAAGGAGGCACAAATATGTGATGGAACTGTCCAAGAAATAATATTACTAGTTGTCAGATGCAGAAAATACTGAGTAGTACCATGTTTTGTTTTACCTGGTATACGTCGTAAGCTGAATTCAAAATGAAATAGGGGGTTTTAATGTTTGGAAGCATGTATTGTGGGAAATAACACTGCAAGAGGGGTTGAAATTATTAATTAATAAAACTAGTGCGAATGATGTGGTTAGGAAATGCTAAGAGCCTGACCTGGTAAGGATCGAGTGTTGAATTCAAACAGTCTTTGTTCAAATTCTTCTCAGCTCCctatacataaaaaataaaaccaAAACACACTTAAAAGAATCAAAACATCCGAAAAGATCCCAAATTAGTGTGTGAAGAGGAGGTTTATGGTGATGAAAACCTGCAAAGCAACTAGGCTGCTAAAGAAAGGCCTAATGGTGTTGTTGCCAGAAATGTCATCCCTGCAAAATGGCATAAGTTCTTTCAACACATTTGACTAAAAGCTCAACCCCCCAAACGTAATTTGTTTGATTGATTAGCTCCAGCGTTACACATCAAGGAAAAACCCGGCGTCACTCATGCATTTCACCGTGGTGGCGCCTCCAAGACGCTCCTTGAGGTCATCACAGTGGAAGAATGTAGCTAGGCCTCCTGCTGAGCAGCCCGAGAGCAGCACCTGAAGGATTCAGAACTTGCTCAAAACCATGATCGTTTAACTGTCACATAACTATCTAGCTTTATACAGTGATTTGAGCTGGTAACTGAAACTCAAACAGTAATTCAAAGCATACCATTCCTGAAAAAGTATATAAAACACGCGGAAAGTATATAGTATAGTGATGAGATCTGGAGAACCTTTTCGGCTCTGTGGAGGCCTTTCTGGCAGAGATCTGTGATGATAGCGTCCCATATCCTCTGACCTCTCATGTAGATGACTGAAGACTGCATATGTTGCGGCAAAAAACAAGCAGTCAGCACCTCGTATACGTACTGTACAGTACACCCGGTGATTTGTGATTGATTTTAGGAGTACGTACACCATTTGTGAACTCTGAATCGCCTGCGAAGGAGCCGCCGTCGCAGTACCGCAGCTTCACACGATTCCAGTTGTAAAAGTCTGGTCGAATTGTCCGCAAACATCGTGTCAGAAAAATCTATAGCAAATGAGGATAACTGAATCTGAAGCTCTGATGTTTTGGAGCAGAAATTATCGCAGGATGGCCTGATGCAGATAATGGGCTGATTAATCATTCTTGTAGGACCGTCAGCTTGAATTGGCAATGGGCCAGGATGATAAAGCAGAACCGTTGGCGCTGCTGCATGCTAGCTACGCTACCTACCGGATTATTATGATCTGTTGAGTCTGGCGGTCACCTTTCGCTTTAGCAGACACAGTACCACTGTTAAGGCAAACATGCAAATGCCGtgttgatcatcatcatcatctatcaaCTACGAACTGGCGTGCAAGGcacgatgagatgaagaatgggtgGGTGAAACGTCTTGCTGAGGAATTCTGAATCGTGTTCGAAACAGAAATGAAGCTGGAAGAGCAGCAGTTGAGTTGAGGGAGGCACCTGGGTTCATGGCGGGATCGTTGCTGAGCACGCCGGAGAAGACCTCGAGCTTGGTCATGAGGCTGGTGGAGCCTCGGCGCGTGCCGGCCCTCTCGGCGCACGACCGCGCGCTGTTGCACCAGCCGCCGCCCTCGAACTGGAGCAGCCAGCCGCGGGCGCCGGCGCCGGAGCCGCGGTGAAGGTGGTACGCCGGCGGGCTCCCGTCGAGGCACACTGCAAGGTTGACGCGGACCATCTCGTACGCATGTCAGGCTTAGGAAGAGGAGCTGAGCAGGGCAATGAGGGGGCGGCTGGAGAAGAAGAGGCCTGATTGAAGGCGAGGAGTACTTGCCTGCTCCCGTCgacgcggcgtccgggacgagagTCATGTCCACGAGCAGCCTCTTCTTGACCGCCGCCGCGGCAGCAGTGACGGCAACGAGGAGCACAACCACCGTGAAGGCAGCTGCCCACGTCCAAGGCCGCCGAGCCATGCGGACGACAGCGGCAGGTACCGACAGAGGTCGACAACGGGAAGAAGAGGCGCCGCGCGGCAGTCAGAAAACTTGTGTGAGACGTGGATTCTGCGTGTGAGGTGGCTGCAGTCCAGGCCTGTCTCGAGTAGTCTATATGTACAGCCAAAAATATAGCCCGAAAAAGCTATATTTGGCTAGTTTCATATTAATTCGGTATATTTCAGATATTTCAATGAAATCATGCTAGTAAAATCAATAAAATCTTAGCAAAATCTTATCATATCTATATGATCTTAAGATTTTTCTACCATTTTATTTAAGTATCTAAACAATACCGCATTAATacaaaactagtcaaaatatagcCAGAAAGCTAGCACGAATCACGAAGA
This Lolium perenne isolate Kyuss_39 chromosome 1, Kyuss_2.0, whole genome shotgun sequence DNA region includes the following protein-coding sequences:
- the LOC127308511 gene encoding pectin acetylesterase 9-like isoform X3, with translation MARRPWTWAAAFTVVVLLVAVTAAAAAVKKRLLVDMTLVPDAASTGAVCLDGSPPAYHLHRGSGAGARGWLLQFEGGGWCNSARSCAERAGTRRGSTSLMTKLEVFSGVLSNDPAMNPDFYNWNRVKLRYCDGGSFAGDSEFTNGSSVIYMRGQRIWDAIITDLCQKGLHRAEKVLLSGCSAGGLATFFHCDDLKERLGGATTVKCMSDAGFFLDVDDISGNNTIRPFFSSLVALQGAEKNLNKDCLNSTLDPYQCYFPQYMLPNIKTPYFILNSAYDVYQFHHIFVPPSSDPRGQWSRCKADPSTCSISQIATLQGLRSAMLTALKPFEGEPMVGMFVNSCFAHCQSELQDTWFAPNSPTLQNESWSVIGTLKGMPLKQSTAPIPVTQVVTTLYHFNQVHTCYNQGHFRSYSWRSSNDYFNT
- the LOC127308511 gene encoding pectin acetylesterase 9-like isoform X1; protein product: MARRPWTWAAAFTVVVLLVAVTAAAAAVKKRLLVDMTLVPDAASTGAVCLDGSPPAYHLHRGSGAGARGWLLQFEGGGWCNSARSCAERAGTRRGSTSLMTKLEVFSGVLSNDPAMNPDFYNWNRVKLRYCDGGSFAGDSEFTNGSSVIYMRGQRIWDAIITDLCQKGLHRAEKVLLSGCSAGGLATFFHCDDLKERLGGATTVKCMSDAGFFLDVDDISGNNTIRPFFSSLVALQGAEKNLNKDCLNSTLDPYQCYFPQYMLPNIKTPYFILNSAYDVYQFHHIFVPPSSDPRGQWSRCKADPSTCSISQIATLQGLRSAMLTALKPFEGEPMVGMFVNSCFAHCQSELQDTWFAPNSPTLQNESWSVIGTLKGMPLKQSTAPIPVTQVVTTLYHFNQVSYWNMQMYLQGLVFRYSVHLESSKLSKMFIVIKLLHLQPFVQTYDQMCLAQKEKCL
- the LOC127308511 gene encoding pectin acetylesterase 9-like isoform X2; this encodes MARRPWTWAAAFTVVVLLVAVTAAAAAVKKRLLVDMTLVPDAASTGAVCLDGSPPAYHLHRGSGAGARGWLLQFEGGGWCNSARSCAERAGTRRGSTSLMTKLEVFSGVLSNDPAMNPDFYNWNRVKLRYCDGGSFAGDSEFTNGSSVIYMRGQRIWDAIITDLCQKGLHRAEKVLLSGCSAGGLATFFHCDDLKERLGGATTVKCMSDAGFFLDVDDISGNNTIRPFFSSLVALQGAEKNLNKDCLNSTLDPYQFHHIFVPPSSDPRGQWSRCKADPSTCSISQIATLQGLRSAMLTALKPFEGEPMVGMFVNSCFAHCQSELQDTWFAPNSPTLQNESWSVIGTLKGMPLKQSTAPIPVTQVVTTLYHFNQVSYWNMQMYLQGLVFRYSVHLESSKLSKMFIVIKLLHLQPFVQTYDQMCLAQKEKCL
- the LOC127308511 gene encoding pectin acetylesterase 9-like isoform X4, with product MARRPWTWAAAFTVVVLLVAVTAAAAAVKKRLLVDMTLVPDAASTGAVCLDGSPPAYHLHRGSGAGARGWLLQFEGGGWCNSARSCAERAGTRRGSTSLMTKLEVFSGVLSNDPAMNPDFYNWNRVKLRYCDGGSFAGDSEFTNGSSVIYMRGQRIWDAIITDLCQKGLHRAEKVLLSGCSAGGLATFFHCDDLKERLGGATTVKCMSDAGFFLDVDDISGNNTIRPFFSSLVALQGAEKNLNKDCLNSTLDPYQCYFPQYMLPNIKTPYFILNSAYDVYQFHHIFVPPSSDPRGQWSRCKADPSTCSISQIATLQGLRSAMLTALKPFEGEPMVGMFVNSCFAHCQSELQDTWFAPNSPTLQNETIAELVGDWYFERDAAQAIDCSYPCDSSCHNIIPF